One stretch of Chitinophaga pendula DNA includes these proteins:
- a CDS encoding cytochrome P450: MLTLSMLDPGPWYQEMRRTAPVYYDPHFSFFFGAVGGWQLFRYDDVKRAFIDYETFSSAYLPPTGDDILADSLMTSDPPRHRDLRSLVNKAFSPATITRLEPWLYKTCEMLIQSKMQEGEMDFVPHIATPLPNLVLARLLGVPGMQAHQVSRWTKAITGDPTVMGMEVYQQNMDEMIAFLLELLEDRRSVPKQDLISDLLMAEIDGIRLTSKEVIAFCITILGAGTETTEAWLMIAMQLLMEYPGLQQHLSSHPESIPGALQEILRFRTPIMGLPRIAAKDVEIGGQQIRKGDFVNLVIAAANRDPEVFNRPDELDITRDTGKQLGFGYGIHYCIGNMLAKMEGRILFETLLKLGKNYRLPASTTIERHPSTFVYSFPSLPVRFEMR, from the coding sequence ATGCTAACTTTATCTATGCTTGATCCTGGCCCCTGGTACCAGGAAATGCGACGGACAGCCCCTGTGTACTATGATCCGCATTTTTCTTTTTTCTTTGGAGCCGTAGGCGGCTGGCAGCTTTTCCGGTATGATGATGTAAAGAGAGCATTCATCGATTATGAAACATTCTCCAGTGCCTATCTTCCTCCTACAGGAGATGATATACTGGCAGACAGTCTGATGACTTCCGATCCACCTAGACATAGAGATCTCCGATCACTCGTCAATAAAGCTTTTTCTCCTGCTACTATTACCCGCCTGGAACCATGGCTGTATAAGACCTGTGAAATGCTGATACAGTCGAAAATGCAGGAAGGAGAGATGGATTTCGTACCACATATTGCAACCCCATTACCCAATCTGGTGTTGGCCAGGCTACTGGGAGTACCAGGGATGCAAGCTCACCAGGTAAGCCGTTGGACAAAAGCTATCACTGGGGATCCGACCGTAATGGGAATGGAGGTATACCAGCAAAACATGGATGAAATGATCGCGTTTTTGCTGGAATTGTTGGAAGACCGCCGGTCAGTACCCAAACAGGATCTTATCAGTGATCTATTGATGGCAGAAATAGATGGCATACGACTGACAAGCAAGGAAGTGATCGCTTTTTGTATCACGATATTAGGCGCAGGGACAGAGACGACGGAAGCATGGCTGATGATAGCCATGCAGCTGCTGATGGAGTATCCGGGTTTGCAACAGCATCTCAGCTCCCATCCGGAAAGTATTCCGGGTGCACTACAGGAAATATTACGATTCAGGACACCTATTATGGGATTACCACGGATCGCTGCCAAAGATGTAGAGATAGGAGGTCAGCAAATACGGAAAGGAGATTTTGTTAACCTGGTCATAGCAGCCGCCAATCGCGATCCAGAGGTATTCAACCGCCCGGACGAACTGGACATCACCCGCGACACCGGTAAACAATTAGGCTTTGGCTATGGGATACATTATTGTATAGGGAATATGCTGGCCAAAATGGAAGGCCGGATCCTATTTGAAACACTGTTAAAGCTGGGTAAAAATTATAGGTTGCCTGCCAGTACGACGATCGAGCGACACCCCAGTACCTTTGTATACAGCTTTCCCTCATTACCTGTCCGGTTTGAAATGCGGTAA
- a CDS encoding discoidin domain-containing protein, whose product MKKVPLSLLATFLLWATVSACKRDVSQPSGSPSPHGEQLNLSNSAYHLNIVYFVPSDMDTLIKYRERISGIMLQGQRFYGKWMQHYGYGNRSFGLLPDSTGKGIKIIVVKGKQTKDKYPYEGGGNIAIGELNSYFAANPAQKTSEHTLVIMPASTYAADGDPGGVPFYGLGRWCFALDYKEMDTSYLGTGGVLGNRATKWIGGLMHELGHGLNLPHNKEKVSEAADTSKGTALMGSGNYTYGKSPTFLTAASTAILNNSQTFRTTTVTDLYGSVSVSMKSIKAQYLSGNIEIKAKFTNNKPVNNVILYNDPEGGNDYDAVPWVVKPVGDSFNISMPINELHKKEGNYSLRIRFLFENGSLKELSYPYSFVNNVPVIDISTKDELDKSTWKIVSVNSEEDDGKAVNLLDNNPQTVWHTQWKQVQPAHPHHVVVDMQAIRNISGISFLQRENLSGALKDISIYTSADNTNWALEGNYILKNVNTIQYITLNNPKSVRYFKIVTASNYYNDHYAVLAECGAF is encoded by the coding sequence ATGAAAAAAGTACCACTATCCTTGTTGGCCACATTCCTGCTATGGGCAACTGTATCGGCTTGCAAACGCGACGTCAGTCAACCATCCGGAAGTCCTTCTCCCCATGGCGAACAATTAAATCTCAGCAATAGCGCCTATCACCTGAATATCGTTTATTTTGTACCGTCCGACATGGATACCCTGATCAAATACAGAGAACGTATCAGTGGGATTATGCTCCAGGGACAACGATTCTATGGAAAATGGATGCAACACTATGGTTATGGTAATCGCAGCTTCGGCCTATTACCCGATAGTACCGGTAAAGGAATCAAGATCATAGTTGTGAAGGGAAAACAAACCAAGGACAAATACCCTTATGAGGGTGGTGGTAATATAGCAATAGGTGAACTGAATAGCTACTTCGCCGCTAACCCGGCCCAAAAGACTAGTGAACACACCCTGGTGATCATGCCGGCCTCAACCTATGCGGCAGACGGCGATCCCGGTGGAGTACCGTTCTACGGCTTAGGACGATGGTGTTTTGCGCTGGACTATAAAGAAATGGATACAAGTTATCTCGGCACGGGTGGTGTATTGGGAAACAGAGCCACAAAATGGATAGGAGGCCTGATGCATGAGTTAGGTCATGGCTTGAACCTTCCTCACAATAAAGAAAAGGTATCCGAAGCGGCAGACACGTCCAAAGGGACTGCACTAATGGGAAGTGGTAATTACACTTACGGCAAGTCCCCCACGTTTCTGACCGCCGCCAGCACCGCTATATTAAACAATAGTCAGACTTTTCGCACGACAACTGTAACCGACCTGTACGGCAGTGTCAGTGTTAGTATGAAAAGTATAAAGGCGCAATACCTGTCGGGAAACATCGAGATTAAAGCAAAATTCACTAATAATAAACCTGTCAATAATGTGATCCTATATAATGATCCCGAAGGCGGAAATGACTATGATGCAGTGCCGTGGGTGGTAAAGCCGGTGGGTGACAGCTTTAATATAAGTATGCCCATAAACGAATTGCACAAGAAAGAAGGTAATTACAGCCTGCGTATCCGCTTCCTGTTTGAAAATGGCTCATTAAAAGAACTGTCGTACCCGTATAGTTTTGTTAACAATGTACCGGTAATAGATATCAGTACAAAAGATGAACTGGACAAGTCCACCTGGAAGATCGTATCAGTGAATAGTGAAGAAGATGATGGAAAGGCTGTCAATCTCCTGGATAATAATCCACAAACGGTATGGCACACGCAATGGAAACAGGTACAACCAGCACATCCCCATCACGTGGTAGTGGATATGCAAGCGATCCGGAATATCTCAGGAATCTCCTTCTTACAGAGAGAGAACCTAAGTGGTGCGCTTAAAGATATTAGTATCTATACAAGTGCTGACAACACAAATTGGGCGCTGGAGGGCAACTACATCTTAAAAAATGTAAATACCATACAATACATTACGCTGAATAATCCTAAGTCGGTACGTTACTTTAAGATCGTGACCGCTTCCAACTATTATAATGACCACTATGCTGTACTGGCTGAGTGCGGTGCCTTTTAG